The Clostridiales bacterium genome segment CTAAGACATTGAACACAGGAAAAGGGCCGGCCGTATTTTCTCTAAGGGCCCAAGTAGATCGCAGAATGTATCAAATAATGATGAAGCAGGTGTTGGAAAAACAAGAGAATCTTGATGTGAGGCAAGGAGAGATAGTCGAGATTTTGTATGAAGAAATGCAAGACGGAAGACTTAAGGTGAAAGGAGTTCGTACGCACACTGATGCAATATATGAGTGTAATGCAGTTGTGTTAACAACGGGTACGTACCTTAAAGGACGCATAATAATAGGGGATATTATGTATGATGGTGGACCAGATGGACTTTTTCCTGCGAATAAATTGTCCCAGAGCTTAAAAAACATGGGTATAAGTCTTTTAAGATTAAAAACAGGGACGCCAGCAAGGTTGAATCGGCGTAGCATAGATTTTAGTCAAATGCAGGAAGAGCATGGAGATGAAAATATAATCCCATTTTCGTTTGAAAATGATAAATTGGAACGGGATCAGTATTCGTGTTGGCTTATTTATACAAATGATGAAACACATAAAATTATAAAAGATAATTTGCACAGATCTCCATTGTATAGTGGGAAAATAGAAGGGATAGGGCCTAGGTATTGCCCATCAATAGAGGATAAAATTGTGCGATTTGAGGATAAGGAGAGACATCAAATTTTTGTTGAACCGATGGGAGAAAATACAGAGGAAATGTATCTTCAAGGGATGTCGACTAGCCTTCCTGAAGACGTTCAGATAAAAATGATGAGGACGTTACCTGGGCTAGCTAATGTAGCAGTTACTAGGAGCGCGTATGCAATAGAATATGACGCAATAGATGCAACTCAGCTTAAATTATCACTGGAGTTTAAAAATATAGAAGGATTATTTGCGGCGGGTCAGATAAACGGAAGTTCTGGATACGAGGAAGCCGCGGCGCAGGGGATTATAGCCGGAATAAACGCAGCGATGAAGATAAAAAATATGAAGCCATTAATATTGGATCGATCTGAGGCATATATAGGTGTTCTTATAGATGATCTTGTTACAAAAGGAACAAAGGAACCGTATAGGATGATGACATCGAGAGCAGAGTACAGACTTTACTTACGTCAGGATAATGCGGATTTAAGATTAACACCGATAGGATATAAGATAGGTTTAATAAGTAATGAAAGATATAATAAGTTTTGTAGCAAAAAAGAGAGAGTTGAAAAGGAACTAAAGCGATTGAATGAGACTTATATACGACCAACAGATAAGGTGAACGAGTTTTTGGATAGCCAAGGTAGTTCGAGGATAAAGTCCGGGATAAAATTGGTTGATCTAATAAAAAGACCAGAGTTAGATTATGATGTGCTTTCTTGTATAGATGAAGAAAGGCCATCTTTAACTAATGCAGAGAGGGAACAAGTTTGTATTGCGGCAAAATATGAAGGATATATAAAAAGACAGTTGATGCAGATTGAGAAATTTAAGAAAATGGAGACAAAGAAATTGCCTTCAGATATAGATTATCTTAATTTAGAGGGACTGAGGCTGGAAGCTAGGCAAAAGCTAAATAATATAAAACCTCAGTCGATAGGACAAGCATCAAGAATAACAGGAGTATCGCCGGCGGATATTACGGTGTTGTTGATTTATTTGGAGCAGGTGAAAAGAGGGATTGGAAATGGATGAGAAATTTTTTGAGGTATTGTATAGTGGAGCAAACGAGCTTGGAATAAAATTAGACAATAATAACGCAAAGAAGTTTAAATTATATAAGGATTTGTTGAAGGAATGGAATGAAAGAGTGAATCTAACATCTATTTTAGAGGATGAGGATATAGCTATAAAACATTTTGTAGATTCAATGAGTATATGTAGGTATATAAAAAAAAGTGGAGCGACTCTTATTGATGTGGGAACAGGAGCAGGGTTTCCGTCTTTGCCAATAAAAATTGTAAACAAGGATACACATGTTACGTTGTTGGATTCATTGGAGAAGAGGACAAAGTTTTTAAATGAAGTTGTTGTAAAGCTACATTTAGATGACGTCGATGTGGTGCATGGCAGAGCAGAGGATATAGGTAGGGAGGATAGGTATAGAGAAAAATTTGATTATGCGTGTGCCAGAGCAGTAGCGGCATTGCCGGTGTTACTTGAATATTGCCTGCCATTTGTAAAGACGGGCGGGCTATTTATAGCGATGAAAGGAAGTAATGTGGACGAAGTTTCAGTGTCGAAGAATGCATTGGATAAATTGGGAGGTAAAATAGTTGATGTTGTAGAATTTTGCCTTCCAAACTCAGATTACAAAAGAAATATAGTGCTTATACAAAAAATAAAAAATACGCCAAGTAAATATCCAAGAAAAGCAGGGAAGCCTAGTAGGATGCCATTGTAAAAGGTGGTATCTGGTGTAGTAAATTACCGAAAGTCAAGTTTTTGTTGAGAGAATAGACCAATGCAAAATGGCGCATAAATGAGTGAAGAGGTTTAGTTAGGTGAAAATTTGATAAGCGCTATTCGTAAGGTATAGGTGCAGGGAAGCTTTGGATATGAGTAGTGATGAAACACCTTTTTAATCATAAAGTAAAGATATTGTAAAGATATTTTAATTGAAATGTACCGATTAAGGTAGTATAATAAATTTAGTGTGCAAGAGAGATACTTGTACGTGTTTACTGTACAGTAAAAAAAGGGAGGTGTTTTAGTATGAATACAGATGAAATTTTCGAGATTACAGAAGAATTGATTGAAGAATGCTTAAATGAAAGTTTTGAGTGAAAAAGTATTAGGGAGGCCTAGGAAGTGATTTTAGATCAAGAGGTATAAGAGTGAATTAGTCTAACTGGGAAAGACAAACCACTCTTTTTTTTTGCTCAAATTTTGAATATTATTTATTGTTTTGGTGAAACATACTTATCGAAGAAAAAAGTCAAAGGAGGATAAGTGATGTCATCACTAACAACGAAAGAATTATTTTTAATACAAGACAATATCAAAATGGCTCAAAATTATATGCAGTTTACACAAAGCTGTATAAATCAAGTACAAGATCCAAAGATAAAGGATTTGTGTCAAGATATTATCACTGAGTATAGAGGTGCAATAACAACGCTAACAGGACATATAAACAAAGCCCAAGTTCAATAATAGGAGGATAACAACAGTGAATAGTTTAAATGATAAGGATATTTTGAATGTGTTGCTAGCCGGA includes the following:
- the mnmG gene encoding tRNA uridine-5-carboxymethylaminomethyl(34) synthesis enzyme MnmG; its protein translation is MEYIAGKYDVVVVGAGHAGCEAALASARLGAKTIVFAINLDSIANMPCNPSIGGTAKGHLVREIDALGGEMGKNTDKTFLQSKTLNTGKGPAVFSLRAQVDRRMYQIMMKQVLEKQENLDVRQGEIVEILYEEMQDGRLKVKGVRTHTDAIYECNAVVLTTGTYLKGRIIIGDIMYDGGPDGLFPANKLSQSLKNMGISLLRLKTGTPARLNRRSIDFSQMQEEHGDENIIPFSFENDKLERDQYSCWLIYTNDETHKIIKDNLHRSPLYSGKIEGIGPRYCPSIEDKIVRFEDKERHQIFVEPMGENTEEMYLQGMSTSLPEDVQIKMMRTLPGLANVAVTRSAYAIEYDAIDATQLKLSLEFKNIEGLFAAGQINGSSGYEEAAAQGIIAGINAAMKIKNMKPLILDRSEAYIGVLIDDLVTKGTKEPYRMMTSRAEYRLYLRQDNADLRLTPIGYKIGLISNERYNKFCSKKERVEKELKRLNETYIRPTDKVNEFLDSQGSSRIKSGIKLVDLIKRPELDYDVLSCIDEERPSLTNAEREQVCIAAKYEGYIKRQLMQIEKFKKMETKKLPSDIDYLNLEGLRLEARQKLNNIKPQSIGQASRITGVSPADITVLLIYLEQVKRGIGNG
- the rsmG gene encoding 16S rRNA (guanine(527)-N(7))-methyltransferase RsmG, with product MDEKFFEVLYSGANELGIKLDNNNAKKFKLYKDLLKEWNERVNLTSILEDEDIAIKHFVDSMSICRYIKKSGATLIDVGTGAGFPSLPIKIVNKDTHVTLLDSLEKRTKFLNEVVVKLHLDDVDVVHGRAEDIGREDRYREKFDYACARAVAALPVLLEYCLPFVKTGGLFIAMKGSNVDEVSVSKNALDKLGGKIVDVVEFCLPNSDYKRNIVLIQKIKNTPSKYPRKAGKPSRMPL